A genome region from Streptomyces xanthophaeus includes the following:
- a CDS encoding class E sortase — translation MSLPFPYRAVPAVLAGAVTALLAACTPSTAAGAAVPASVPAATPPAVVTAAAVPAPAPAPAPASAPVESTLSIPAAGVTGLRVVPYEGTTDDVPGTRIQDLGVAASPYGQRGGVGPGQVGNFLVTAHRMSAGGPLGDLPTVGQGDTVLVTVGEVVYTYEITATRKTSFRSERSLSEQRAAVPGSPGAAPTQAMITISTCATPEDHAEGNFWSDAQGNPEHRIDKIGVLRKTSPKA, via the coding sequence ATGTCCTTGCCGTTCCCGTACCGAGCCGTCCCCGCCGTGCTGGCCGGTGCCGTGACCGCCTTGCTGGCGGCGTGCACCCCCTCGACCGCCGCCGGTGCGGCGGTACCCGCGTCCGTGCCGGCCGCCACACCCCCGGCGGTGGTCACCGCCGCCGCCGTGCCCGCCCCGGCGCCCGCTCCCGCCCCTGCTTCCGCACCCGTGGAATCCACGCTGTCCATACCCGCCGCAGGTGTCACCGGGCTGCGCGTGGTTCCGTACGAGGGCACCACCGACGACGTACCGGGAACCCGTATCCAGGACCTCGGCGTGGCGGCCAGCCCCTACGGGCAGCGGGGCGGGGTCGGGCCGGGCCAGGTGGGCAACTTCCTGGTCACCGCGCACCGCATGTCGGCCGGCGGCCCGCTGGGGGACCTGCCCACCGTCGGGCAGGGCGACACGGTCCTCGTGACCGTGGGCGAGGTGGTGTACACCTACGAGATCACCGCGACCCGCAAGACGTCCTTCCGGTCGGAGCGCTCGCTGAGCGAACAGCGCGCCGCCGTGCCCGGATCACCCGGGGCGGCCCCCACCCAGGCCATGATCACGATCTCGACCTGCGCCACACCGGAGGACCACGCCGAGGGCAACTTCTGGAGCGATGCCCAGGGCAATCCGGAGCACCGCATCGACAAGATAGGCGTGCTGCGCAAGACCTCGCCTAAGGCCTGA
- a CDS encoding DUF4118 domain-containing protein has product MVEWKRISSGIRPVPSPAATTSVWAAAAVAAVALVAVLNLLDGPDDPTVDLVALSLAVAVVSTGARFTAAPGTALLCWLVLNVFATAPVGELSWETPYDPVRLACLLAAAGTGTVIARLGHARAAHRRVRP; this is encoded by the coding sequence ATGGTCGAGTGGAAACGGATCAGCTCAGGCATTCGTCCCGTACCCAGTCCTGCCGCGACCACCTCGGTCTGGGCCGCGGCGGCCGTCGCGGCCGTCGCCCTGGTCGCCGTGCTCAACCTCCTGGACGGACCGGACGACCCCACCGTCGACCTCGTGGCGCTCTCCCTCGCCGTGGCCGTGGTGAGCACCGGAGCCCGTTTCACCGCCGCCCCGGGGACCGCCCTGCTCTGCTGGCTCGTCCTCAACGTCTTCGCGACCGCGCCCGTGGGTGAACTCAGCTGGGAGACCCCCTACGACCCGGTACGTCTCGCCTGCCTCCTCGCCGCGGCCGGCACGGGAACCGTCATCGCCCGCCTCGGCCACGCGCGCGCCGCGCACCGGCGGGTCAGGCCTTAG
- a CDS encoding SDR family NAD(P)-dependent oxidoreductase, with amino-acid sequence MTTPPRLEGTVALVTGASSGIGRATALELARHGAAVSLVGRREDRLADLAAEISGSGGRSLVVPADIGDARAAAEAVERTAGELGRLDILVNNAGLMLLGPVPGADPEDWRRMVDVNLMGLMYCAHAAVPHLVKAAAQDPRGVADIVNIGSVAGRSAFGMSAVYCAAKFGVGAFSEALRQELARQHVRVSVVEPGSVDTELRGHNPAAVQAQLAAHLGDIERLQSHDVADAVGYIVTRPRHVAVAELLVRPTEQV; translated from the coding sequence ATGACCACACCCCCTCGGCTCGAAGGAACTGTCGCCCTCGTCACCGGTGCCTCCAGTGGCATCGGCCGGGCCACCGCGCTGGAACTCGCCCGCCACGGCGCGGCCGTGTCGCTCGTCGGCCGGCGCGAGGACCGGCTCGCGGACCTGGCCGCGGAGATCTCCGGCTCCGGCGGACGGAGCCTCGTCGTCCCCGCCGACATCGGCGACGCCCGGGCCGCAGCGGAGGCGGTCGAGCGCACCGCCGGGGAACTCGGCCGTCTGGACATCCTGGTGAACAACGCCGGTCTGATGCTTCTGGGTCCGGTCCCGGGCGCGGATCCGGAGGACTGGCGGCGCATGGTCGACGTCAATCTGATGGGCCTGATGTACTGCGCCCACGCCGCCGTTCCGCATCTGGTCAAGGCCGCCGCCCAGGATCCTCGGGGCGTCGCCGACATCGTCAACATCGGCTCGGTCGCGGGGCGCAGCGCGTTCGGTATGTCCGCCGTGTACTGCGCCGCCAAGTTCGGGGTCGGCGCGTTCAGCGAGGCGCTGCGGCAGGAGCTGGCGCGGCAGCACGTACGCGTGTCCGTGGTCGAGCCGGGCAGTGTCGACACCGAACTGCGCGGCCACAACCCGGCGGCCGTCCAGGCCCAGCTGGCCGCGCATCTCGGCGACATCGAACGGCTGCAGAGCCATGACGTGGCCGACGCCGTGGGCTACATCGTCACGCGCCCCCGGCACGTCGCCGTCGCCGAACTCCTCGTCCGTCCCACCGAGCAGGTCTGA
- a CDS encoding TetR/AcrR family transcriptional regulator, with translation MSSTGQTTDLTSRATAGDSKLPPRERLIRAASHLFYYEGVRAIGVERLIAEAGVTKATFYRHFASKDDLVLAYLRTKEAYYRAAAEPLAAAHAPAEAIDLIFEAISEHAQERGFRGSPFMNAAAEYPDATHPVRILVAEQREWVRALLKGLLTDLGHAAPESAAGALLMLYDGAMAAGYLDDAAAAHETLLSAVRLIRSKG, from the coding sequence GTGAGCAGCACTGGGCAGACCACCGACCTGACGAGCCGGGCAACCGCGGGGGACAGCAAACTGCCGCCCCGGGAACGGCTGATCCGCGCCGCGTCGCACCTCTTCTACTACGAGGGCGTGCGGGCCATCGGAGTGGAGCGGCTGATCGCCGAGGCCGGGGTGACGAAGGCGACCTTCTACCGGCACTTCGCGTCGAAGGACGACCTGGTCCTGGCCTATCTCCGGACCAAGGAGGCCTACTACCGGGCCGCCGCCGAGCCGCTGGCCGCCGCGCACGCGCCTGCCGAGGCCATCGACCTGATCTTCGAGGCGATCTCGGAGCACGCCCAGGAGCGCGGATTCCGCGGCTCGCCGTTCATGAACGCGGCGGCCGAGTACCCGGACGCCACCCACCCGGTGCGCATCCTGGTCGCCGAACAGAGGGAGTGGGTCCGCGCCCTTCTCAAGGGCCTGCTCACCGACCTCGGGCACGCAGCCCCGGAGTCCGCCGCCGGCGCGCTGCTGATGCTCTACGACGGGGCCATGGCCGCGGGCTATCTGGACGACGCCGCGGCCGCGCACGAGACGCTGCTGAGCGCGGTACGGCTGATCCGGTCCAAGGGCTGA
- a CDS encoding YqjF family protein: MRQTPPPAVVPEPISADPPRPVDRPLLTQSWLDLAFLHWPADPAQVAPLLPAGTVPDALDGITYVGLVAFRMHKVGWFRLPGVPYLGSFPETNVRLYSVDARGRRAVVFRSLDASRLIPVAVGRAAFRLPYVWSRMTVRHDGDTVTYASSRRRPGPRGAHSRIAVRVGGRIAEPTDLEHFLTARWGMHTQLFGRPLYVPNAHPRWPLHRAELLGCDEGLVAAAGLPAPGGPPVSVLYSPGVPVRFGRPSLGRA; the protein is encoded by the coding sequence ATGCGTCAGACGCCGCCGCCCGCCGTGGTCCCGGAGCCGATATCGGCCGACCCGCCGCGCCCGGTGGACCGCCCCCTGCTCACCCAGTCCTGGCTCGACCTGGCGTTCCTGCACTGGCCCGCCGACCCGGCCCAGGTCGCACCCCTGCTGCCGGCCGGCACCGTGCCGGACGCCCTGGACGGGATCACCTACGTCGGCCTGGTGGCCTTCCGCATGCACAAGGTCGGCTGGTTCCGCCTTCCCGGCGTCCCCTACCTGGGTTCCTTCCCCGAGACCAACGTCCGCCTCTACTCGGTCGACGCCCGTGGCCGCCGGGCCGTGGTCTTCCGCTCGCTGGACGCCTCCCGGCTGATCCCGGTGGCCGTCGGCCGGGCCGCGTTCCGACTGCCGTACGTCTGGTCCCGGATGACGGTCCGTCATGACGGCGACACCGTCACGTACGCCAGCAGCCGGCGCCGGCCAGGCCCGCGCGGCGCGCACAGCCGCATCGCCGTACGTGTGGGTGGGCGCATCGCGGAGCCGACGGACCTGGAGCACTTCCTGACCGCCCGCTGGGGCATGCACACGCAGCTCTTCGGCCGGCCGCTGTACGTGCCGAACGCGCATCCGCGCTGGCCGCTGCACCGCGCCGAGCTCCTCGGCTGCGACGAGGGCCTGGTGGCCGCGGCAGGCCTGCCCGCCCCGGGCGGGCCGCCCGTGAGCGTGCTCTACTCGCCCGGGGTCCCCGTACGGTTCGGGCGGCCGTCCCTGGGGCGCGCCTGA
- a CDS encoding helix-turn-helix transcriptional regulator — protein sequence MTGVESEHTGPRRNGWTFLTNHARVLIAIARDPGIRLRDIAVDCGLTERTVQAIVTDLQADGYLTRTRDGRRNRYVVAPGARFRHPAEAGHEIAGLLAYLAGPLTAPEPVAPSADVANGTPGHGEPRTAV from the coding sequence ATGACGGGTGTGGAGAGCGAGCACACAGGACCCCGCCGCAACGGCTGGACCTTCCTGACGAACCATGCCCGGGTTCTGATCGCCATCGCGCGCGACCCGGGCATCCGGCTGCGCGACATCGCGGTGGACTGCGGTCTGACCGAGCGCACCGTTCAGGCGATCGTCACGGACCTGCAGGCGGACGGCTACCTCACCAGGACCCGGGACGGGCGGCGCAACCGCTACGTCGTCGCCCCCGGCGCCCGCTTCCGCCACCCGGCGGAGGCCGGCCACGAGATCGCCGGACTGCTGGCCTACCTCGCCGGCCCGCTGACCGCGCCGGAGCCGGTGGCACCGTCCGCCGACGTGGCGAACGGCACACCCGGCCACGGCGAGCCCCGCACGGCCGTATAG
- a CDS encoding SigB/SigF/SigG family RNA polymerase sigma factor: MTFTAKAEAMTPTTIPTTATPGGGTGDAPALGGLPDVPCPRELSTRDARELTGVFFERLQSLEEGTREYQYVRNTLIEMNISLVQFAARPFRDRPGGPENEDIIQVGIIGLIKAIDRYDPDRNTQLTTLALPYITGEIKRHFRDTTWAVRVPRRLQELRLELAKATEELTAETDHAPTPSELAERLDLTEDEVRQGLVAANGYSTQSLDVPQDGPAGGTQVSTAARTSRSLAETMGDIDPALEAVEDRHALAPLLADLDERSTQILELRFGQEMTQAEIGEEIGLSQMQVSRVLTRTLGSLRAELLHT; this comes from the coding sequence ATGACCTTCACGGCCAAGGCCGAGGCCATGACCCCGACGACGATCCCGACGACGGCCACCCCCGGCGGTGGTACCGGCGACGCCCCCGCACTCGGCGGGCTGCCGGACGTGCCCTGCCCCCGGGAACTGTCGACCCGCGACGCCCGGGAGCTGACCGGTGTCTTCTTCGAACGGCTGCAGAGCCTCGAAGAGGGGACCCGCGAGTACCAGTACGTGCGCAACACGCTGATCGAGATGAACATCTCACTGGTGCAGTTCGCCGCGCGGCCGTTCCGTGACCGCCCCGGCGGCCCCGAGAACGAGGACATCATCCAGGTCGGCATCATCGGGCTGATCAAGGCCATCGACCGCTACGACCCCGACCGCAACACCCAGCTCACCACGCTCGCCCTGCCCTACATCACGGGCGAGATCAAGCGCCACTTCCGGGACACCACCTGGGCCGTACGCGTGCCGCGCCGCCTCCAGGAGCTGCGCCTGGAGCTCGCGAAGGCCACGGAGGAGCTGACCGCCGAGACGGACCACGCGCCCACCCCCTCGGAACTCGCCGAGCGGCTGGACCTCACGGAGGACGAGGTCCGCCAGGGCCTGGTCGCGGCCAACGGCTACTCCACACAGTCCCTCGACGTGCCCCAGGACGGTCCGGCCGGCGGCACCCAGGTGTCCACGGCCGCACGGACCTCGCGCAGCCTCGCCGAGACCATGGGTGACATCGACCCCGCCCTGGAGGCGGTCGAGGACCGGCACGCCCTCGCGCCGCTGCTCGCCGACCTGGACGAGCGCTCCACCCAGATCCTGGAGCTGCGCTTCGGCCAGGAGATGACCCAGGCGGAGATCGGCGAGGAGATCGGCCTCTCCCAGATGCAGGTCTCCCGTGTGCTCACCCGCACGCTGGGCTCCCTGCGCGCGGAGCTGCTGCACACCTGA
- a CDS encoding ATP-binding protein, with product MQTIGPDTGGPVPDARGPAFPQLRRLALRDAFRQVARGRRFTREALEDWGWDGQATAEDAILVVSELVTNAKLHAGGCDELRLRAGEVFRIEVYDGHGELPRPLPAVRPGRAGHPGGHGLRLVHRIADRWGVQAVGRGKVVWAEIDAERLRTGRPGHA from the coding sequence GTGCAGACCATCGGACCGGACACCGGCGGGCCCGTACCGGACGCGCGGGGGCCGGCCTTCCCCCAGCTCCGCCGGCTCGCCCTGCGCGACGCCTTCCGGCAGGTCGCGCGGGGCCGCCGGTTCACCCGTGAGGCGCTGGAGGACTGGGGGTGGGACGGTCAGGCCACCGCCGAGGACGCGATCCTGGTCGTGTCGGAACTCGTCACCAACGCCAAGCTGCACGCGGGCGGCTGCGACGAGCTCCGGCTCCGCGCCGGGGAGGTGTTCCGCATCGAGGTGTACGACGGCCACGGAGAGCTCCCGCGGCCCCTGCCCGCCGTGCGTCCGGGCCGTGCGGGCCACCCGGGCGGCCACGGCCTGCGCCTGGTGCACCGGATCGCCGACCGGTGGGGCGTCCAGGCGGTCGGGCGCGGCAAGGTCGTCTGGGCCGAGATCGACGCCGAGCGCCTGCGGACGGGCCGGCCCGGGCACGCCTGA
- a CDS encoding mechanosensitive ion channel family protein, translating into MNSLLHVSAVLGGAIVLTLVAGKLTDLLLRRAGARHPETPLWNMLRRCRTSVRVLLFAAVLRAVYRQIAWQPMQEHEAAVGRILTLVVIGASAWCVVLVTSAVVESSYARYALGTRDPSRVRRVRTQVTLIMRIVTAVVAVVAVAAMLLTLPGLRAVGTSLLASAGIIGIVAGVAAQSTLGNLFAGFQIAFGDMVRIGDTVVVAGEWGVVEEVTLTFLAVRTWDERRITMPVSYFTGRPFENWSRGGIQMTGTVFLHCDHTTPVPLMREKLKEILDGCEAWDGRGWDLAVTDTTPSAIVVRAIVTAKDADDLWTARCAVREQLVAWLAEKHPYALPRVSTSAAAVPAECADGVSERAPGSDA; encoded by the coding sequence ATGAACAGCCTTCTGCACGTGTCGGCCGTCCTGGGCGGCGCGATCGTCCTCACCCTCGTCGCGGGCAAGCTCACCGACCTGCTGCTGCGGCGCGCGGGCGCCCGGCACCCCGAGACACCGCTCTGGAACATGCTGCGCCGCTGCCGCACCTCGGTAAGGGTCTTGCTGTTCGCCGCGGTGCTGCGCGCCGTGTACCGGCAGATCGCATGGCAGCCCATGCAGGAGCACGAGGCTGCCGTGGGCAGGATCCTGACACTCGTGGTGATCGGTGCGAGCGCGTGGTGCGTCGTCCTCGTCACCTCCGCGGTGGTCGAGTCCTCGTACGCCCGCTACGCGCTCGGCACGCGAGACCCGTCCCGCGTGCGCAGGGTCCGTACCCAGGTGACGCTGATCATGAGGATCGTCACCGCCGTCGTCGCCGTGGTGGCCGTCGCCGCGATGCTGCTGACCCTCCCGGGCCTGCGCGCCGTGGGGACCTCGCTGCTGGCCTCGGCCGGGATCATCGGCATCGTCGCGGGCGTGGCCGCCCAGTCCACCCTCGGCAACCTCTTCGCCGGATTCCAGATCGCCTTCGGTGACATGGTGCGGATCGGCGACACCGTCGTGGTGGCCGGAGAGTGGGGTGTGGTCGAGGAGGTCACGCTCACCTTCCTGGCCGTGCGCACCTGGGACGAACGCCGGATCACCATGCCCGTCTCGTACTTCACCGGGCGGCCCTTCGAGAACTGGTCGCGCGGCGGGATCCAGATGACCGGCACGGTCTTCCTGCACTGCGACCACACCACCCCCGTCCCGCTGATGCGCGAGAAGCTCAAGGAGATCCTGGACGGCTGCGAGGCGTGGGACGGCCGAGGCTGGGACCTGGCGGTCACCGACACGACGCCCAGCGCCATCGTGGTGCGGGCGATCGTCACCGCGAAGGACGCGGACGATCTGTGGACCGCCCGCTGCGCGGTACGGGAACAGCTCGTCGCCTGGCTGGCCGAGAAGCACCCGTACGCCCTGCCGCGGGTCTCCACGTCCGCGGCAGCCGTCCCGGCGGAGTGCGCGGACGGTGTTTCGGAACGGGCACCCGGGTCAGACGCGTGA
- a CDS encoding WhiB family transcriptional regulator, giving the protein MPKVAHLPGRAEHLWQWQEDAACRELGTDRFFHPAGERGEERSIREQEAKEVCALCPVRAECLSHALRVQEPYGVWGGLTEDERRELGARKAG; this is encoded by the coding sequence ATGCCGAAGGTGGCACACCTGCCGGGCCGTGCGGAGCATCTGTGGCAGTGGCAGGAGGACGCGGCGTGCCGGGAGCTCGGTACGGACCGGTTCTTCCACCCGGCGGGGGAGCGCGGCGAGGAGCGCTCCATACGGGAGCAGGAGGCCAAGGAGGTCTGCGCGCTGTGCCCGGTGCGGGCGGAGTGCCTGAGCCACGCGCTGCGCGTGCAGGAGCCGTACGGGGTGTGGGGCGGACTGACCGAGGACGAGCGGCGGGAGCTGGGCGCGCGTAAGGCGGGCTGA
- a CDS encoding PI-PLC domain-containing protein, which produces MPIDMDMRLRGRSRALVCLLLLALLGTVTTAAAAPRAAAPATAPAPAAEAAPATASTAAAAARWGDRRLDEVTFLTTHNAFTNYEDSRWSSVNQSESVRAQLDNGVRGLSLDTHWYERSTWLCIISFGSDCYPSDVYLCHGDCKTFAGATYALPRQTFHGTMQTVVDFLAAHPQEVVTVFLEDYVGADQLQASLGRVRGLQDMVFRPDDWGVRQHGWPKVADLVTSGKRLLIFSDRSDREHLGVMYDKSWTVSNFWSLGDLGDDLSCVSRWSDVPLDRQEPGFRRLFTMSHHRNVPTVLTAALDNGAKLRGRIAGQCRSATGGRDPNFVSVDFHRLSDGSGHTPASIVAELNARP; this is translated from the coding sequence ATGCCGATTGACATGGACATGCGATTAAGGGGGCGGTCGCGCGCCCTGGTGTGCCTCCTCCTGCTGGCTCTCCTGGGCACAGTGACCACAGCGGCCGCCGCGCCCCGGGCCGCCGCGCCCGCCACGGCCCCTGCCCCTGCCGCCGAGGCCGCTCCGGCCACCGCGAGCACGGCCGCCGCGGCCGCCCGCTGGGGCGACCGGCGGCTCGACGAGGTCACCTTCCTGACCACCCACAACGCCTTCACGAACTACGAGGACTCCCGCTGGAGCTCGGTGAACCAGTCCGAGTCCGTACGTGCCCAGCTCGACAACGGCGTGCGCGGCCTGAGCCTGGACACGCACTGGTACGAACGCAGCACCTGGCTGTGCATCATCAGCTTCGGCAGCGACTGCTACCCCAGCGACGTGTACCTGTGCCACGGCGACTGCAAGACCTTCGCCGGAGCCACGTACGCCCTGCCGCGGCAGACCTTCCACGGCACGATGCAGACCGTCGTGGACTTCCTCGCCGCCCATCCGCAGGAGGTCGTGACCGTCTTCCTGGAGGACTACGTCGGCGCCGATCAGCTGCAGGCGTCCCTCGGCCGGGTCAGGGGGCTGCAGGACATGGTGTTCCGGCCCGACGACTGGGGCGTACGACAGCACGGCTGGCCCAAGGTCGCCGACCTGGTCACCTCCGGCAAGCGGCTGCTGATCTTCTCCGACCGGTCCGACCGGGAGCACCTGGGCGTCATGTACGACAAGTCCTGGACCGTGAGCAACTTCTGGAGCCTCGGTGACCTGGGCGACGACCTCTCGTGCGTCAGCCGGTGGTCCGACGTGCCGCTCGACCGCCAGGAGCCCGGATTCCGGCGCCTGTTCACGATGAGCCACCACCGCAACGTGCCCACCGTCCTCACGGCGGCCCTGGACAACGGCGCCAAGCTGCGCGGCCGCATCGCCGGGCAGTGCCGGTCGGCGACCGGGGGCCGCGACCCGAACTTCGTCTCCGTCGACTTCCACCGCCTGTCGGACGGCAGCGGCCACACGCCCGCCTCGATCGTCGCGGAACTGAACGCACGCCCCTGA
- a CDS encoding alpha/beta fold hydrolase: MSGRRRRAAALVVAAVCSSMLTVPELAAARAEPTPSPSQAVPRLDWSPCKPGSPYDCATAKVPLDHAAPAGRTIDLAVVRRKAGDPAQRMGTLFVNPGGPGGPGTVQVPQNYDSFPKDLRERFDIVSWDPRGIGNSTAVNCFDSPEEAQAWGAGKPAGFPVGEKERTTWIEAYEDLGRRCEKRDPDLLRHVSTADTAQDLDLLRRAVGEPQLNYLGVSYGTILGATYANLFPDKVRAMVLDSNIDPLAWTNNASPGDPRTTTLLRMGSDRTAAATLNKFLDLCGSATTARCAFSAGSPEATRDKFDQLMQRLREHPVGPWTYANTVANTVSSLYIVRPGWTDLAARLQELWQGRTPKSPQYPPPPPVANPNPYLGEEQAAAVWCGDSPNPRDPAVYEGLAEDSARRAGDAGRYWTWSGEPCATWPARAANPYDGPWNKPTANPVLVVGTTYDPSTPHSDAQAMAKELADARLLTNNGYGHTALFNNSSTCINNFESRYFIDGTLPPPGTVCQPDRQPFS; encoded by the coding sequence ATGTCCGGTCGTCGCCGGCGTGCGGCAGCCCTCGTCGTGGCGGCGGTCTGCTCCTCGATGCTCACCGTGCCGGAACTCGCCGCGGCCCGTGCGGAGCCCACGCCCTCGCCTTCGCAGGCCGTCCCCCGGCTGGACTGGAGCCCCTGCAAACCTGGCAGCCCGTACGACTGTGCCACCGCCAAGGTGCCGCTGGACCATGCGGCTCCCGCCGGCCGCACCATCGACCTGGCCGTCGTCCGCCGGAAGGCGGGCGACCCCGCGCAACGCATGGGCACCCTGTTCGTCAACCCCGGTGGCCCCGGCGGCCCCGGGACGGTGCAGGTGCCGCAGAACTACGACTCCTTCCCGAAGGACCTGCGCGAACGGTTCGACATCGTCAGCTGGGACCCCAGAGGCATCGGCAACAGCACCGCCGTGAACTGCTTCGACAGCCCCGAGGAGGCCCAGGCCTGGGGTGCGGGCAAACCGGCCGGCTTCCCGGTGGGCGAGAAGGAGCGCACGACCTGGATCGAGGCGTACGAGGACCTGGGCCGCCGCTGCGAGAAGCGCGACCCCGACCTCCTGCGCCACGTGTCGACCGCGGACACCGCCCAGGACCTCGACCTGCTCCGCCGGGCGGTGGGGGAGCCGCAGCTCAACTACCTCGGCGTCTCCTACGGCACGATCCTCGGCGCCACCTACGCCAACCTGTTCCCCGACAAGGTCCGCGCCATGGTCCTCGACAGCAACATCGACCCGCTGGCGTGGACGAACAACGCCTCGCCGGGCGACCCCCGGACCACGACCCTCCTGCGGATGGGCTCGGACCGCACCGCGGCCGCGACCCTGAACAAGTTCCTCGACCTCTGCGGATCGGCCACCACCGCCCGGTGCGCCTTCTCGGCCGGCAGCCCGGAAGCCACCCGCGACAAGTTCGACCAGCTGATGCAGCGTCTGCGCGAGCATCCTGTGGGCCCGTGGACGTACGCCAACACCGTTGCCAACACCGTCAGCAGCCTCTACATCGTCCGCCCCGGCTGGACCGATCTCGCCGCCCGGCTCCAGGAGCTCTGGCAGGGTCGCACCCCGAAGTCCCCCCAGTACCCGCCCCCGCCCCCGGTCGCGAACCCGAATCCGTACCTGGGTGAGGAACAGGCCGCAGCCGTGTGGTGCGGTGACAGTCCCAACCCGCGCGACCCGGCCGTCTACGAGGGACTGGCCGAGGACAGTGCCCGGCGCGCAGGCGACGCCGGACGGTACTGGACCTGGTCCGGTGAGCCGTGTGCCACCTGGCCGGCACGCGCCGCCAACCCGTACGACGGCCCGTGGAACAAGCCCACGGCGAACCCCGTCCTGGTGGTCGGAACCACCTATGACCCCTCGACACCCCACTCGGACGCCCAGGCCATGGCGAAGGAGCTGGCCGACGCCCGGCTGCTCACGAACAACGGGTACGGCCACACCGCACTCTTCAACAACTCCAGCACCTGCATCAACAACTTCGAGAGCCGCTACTTCATCGACGGCACGCTCCCGCCGCCCGGCACGGTCTGCCAACCTGACCGGCAGCCCTTCTCCTGA
- a CDS encoding medium chain dehydrogenase/reductase family protein → MEVMMTNTVERVEVVLPGKVEPEGLQFHRGPVPVPAAGQVVVAMEATGVSFAEQQMRRGRYYDQPPFPFVPGYDLVGTVLAVGEGVGSALLGKRVAALTKTGGWASHVALTAADVVEVPEGVSPVDAETAVVNGITAWQMLHRKARVRAGQTVLVHGANGGVGSILVQLALAAGAQVIGTASTRHHDALRALGVTPIDYRSGNVPARVRALAPRGVDAVFDHVGGDGIVDSWRLLAPGGTLVSYGSAATRDDEGSGAWPVLRLLGRVWVWNALPNGRRAYFFNVWAGRAYAKDRFRARLRSDLTQVFTALQHGEITAKVAAEIPLARAAEAMRLAESGTVAGKVVLVP, encoded by the coding sequence ATGGAGGTCATGATGACGAACACCGTAGAGCGGGTCGAGGTCGTTCTGCCGGGCAAGGTCGAGCCGGAAGGCCTGCAGTTCCACCGCGGTCCCGTCCCGGTCCCGGCGGCCGGCCAGGTGGTCGTCGCCATGGAGGCGACGGGCGTGTCCTTCGCCGAGCAGCAGATGCGGCGCGGCCGGTACTACGACCAGCCGCCGTTCCCCTTCGTCCCCGGATACGACCTGGTCGGCACGGTGCTGGCCGTGGGCGAGGGCGTCGGCTCCGCGCTGCTCGGCAAGCGGGTCGCCGCCCTGACGAAGACTGGAGGCTGGGCGAGCCACGTCGCGCTCACCGCCGCCGACGTGGTGGAGGTACCGGAGGGCGTCAGCCCGGTCGACGCGGAGACCGCGGTGGTCAACGGCATCACCGCCTGGCAGATGCTCCACCGCAAGGCCCGGGTGCGCGCCGGCCAGACCGTCCTCGTCCACGGGGCGAACGGCGGTGTCGGTTCGATCCTGGTCCAGCTGGCGCTGGCCGCGGGCGCCCAGGTGATCGGCACCGCCTCCACCCGCCACCACGACGCGCTGCGCGCGCTGGGCGTCACTCCCATCGACTACCGCTCCGGGAACGTGCCCGCACGGGTACGGGCCCTCGCGCCCCGCGGAGTGGACGCGGTGTTCGACCATGTGGGCGGCGACGGCATCGTCGATTCCTGGCGGCTCCTGGCCCCCGGCGGCACGCTCGTCTCCTACGGCAGCGCCGCCACCCGCGACGACGAGGGCTCCGGCGCGTGGCCGGTGCTCAGGCTGCTCGGCCGGGTGTGGGTGTGGAACGCCCTGCCCAACGGCCGCCGCGCGTACTTCTTCAACGTGTGGGCCGGACGCGCCTACGCCAAGGACCGCTTCCGGGCGCGCCTGCGCTCCGACCTCACCCAGGTGTTCACGGCCCTCCAGCACGGCGAGATCACGGCCAAGGTGGCGGCCGAGATCCCGCTGGCGCGCGCCGCCGAGGCGATGCGGCTCGCCGAGTCCGGGACGGTCGCCGGGAAGGTCGTCCTCGTCCCGTGA